In a genomic window of Rhopalosiphum maidis isolate BTI-1 chromosome 4, ASM367621v3, whole genome shotgun sequence:
- the LOC113548277 gene encoding organic cation transporter protein-like isoform X1 gives MVDKLDKYIDSYSKEWYQAFLLLLMAGTPGIFNAIQISSYVFLVDKPSYWCDIPVLKAAGWNDQMVLNVSTPRQNYSSDKIEECSYYDRNYSIFAKNGYNWSMNNLETATSKPCQYYRYSNTESVIPEWDLVCDNVAKKSNIQAAMAFGKFVGGLLFGSISDIYGRKFAFNLAALIYIFSGPSAALVDSYVLFLIARFLIGVAGSGIYESSYTILTELTSGKTRTLLCLLMNMSYPIGYVLLSIIAYYVRPWRMLLLVLSLPMFGLLIQCWFLPESPKWLMSRGRKRQAWEVMTKLVPSAVHANIDNDNQDMVEIRKSKKSQGKWQEFLSTFTTLFSTWDLSAKTSISFSCGFVCGLSYYVIALNGDNITADRYIYVALNGVVEGLAYLSTIPLLLYIGRKKAVSGLFFASGILQLALLTIPQESTNLLLFVALLGKFCVSAVFSVSLLYISELYPTTIRNTGLGTSLTISQIGSVIAPYVVELLGAKAWYIPSTVCGILGIFVSTLILMLPETKGTVLPDTLEDMKLTKSVKVTNCSDCLF, from the exons ATGGTTGACAAATTGGACAAATACATTGACAGTTACTCCAAAGAATGGTACCAGGCATTCCTGCTGTTGCTGATGGCCGGTACACCAGGCATATTTAATGCTATACAGATTTCATCGTACGTGTTCCTAGTTGACAAGCCTTCGTACTGGTGTGATATACCAGTTTTGAAAGCAGCGGGGTGGAATGACCAAATGGTCTTAAATGTTTCTACACC acgtcaaaattattcatCTGACAAAATTGAAGAATGTTCTTATTACGAccgaaattattcaatatttgctAAAAATGGATACAATTGGTCGATGAATAATTTAGAAACAGCAACTTCTAAACCTTGTCagtattatagatatagtaACACAGAATCTGTTATACCTGAa tgGGATTTAGTTTGTGATAATGTAGCGAAGAAGTCAAATATTCAAGCAGCTATGGCTTTTGGAAAGTTTGTTGGTGGACTATTATTTGGTTCAATTTCTGATATTTATGGCAGGAAGTTTGCTTTCAATTTGGCagctttaatttatatattttcgggACCATCTGCTGCCCTGGTGGattcatatgtattatttttaattgcaagATTCTTAATAGGTGTTGCTGGATCTGGAATTTATGAATCATCGTATacaatac tGACTGAGCTGACAAGTGGTAAAACTCGTACATTGCTTTGTCTATTAATGAATATGTCGTATCCAATTGGTTATGTTTTGTTATCAATTATTGCTTATTATGTACGGCCCTGGAGAATGTTGCTTTTAGTTTTGTCTTTGCCCATGTTTGGATTATTGATACAATGTTG gttTCTACCAGAATCTCCAAAATGGTTGATGTCTCGAGGTAGAAAAAGACAGGCTTGGGAAGTGATGACTAAGCTTGTCCCGTCTGCTGTTCATGCCAACATAGACAATGATAACCAGGATATGGTTGAAATTAGAAAG TCAAAAAAGAGTCAAGGGAAATGGCAAGAGTTTTTGTCCACTTTTACTACATTGTTTTCTACTTGGGATTTATCTGCCAAGACAAGTATTTCTTTTTCTTGTGGATTTGTTTGTGgcttatcatattatgttattg cattaaatgGTGATAACATTACTGCTGATCGTTACATATATGTTGCGTTGAATGGAGTTGTTGAAGGCTTAGCATACTTATCAACTATtccattattactttatattggACGCAAAAAAGCAGTTTCtggtttattttttgcatCCGGAATTCTACAGCTTGCATTGTTGACAATACCAcaag aaagtacaaatctattattatttgttgctTTGCTTGGAAAATTTTGTGTGAGTGCAGTATTTTCAGTTAGTTTGCTTTATATATCAGAATTATATCCAACTACAATAAGAAATACTGGGCTTGGAACATCATTGACTATTTCTCAAATAGGATCTGTTATTGCACCATACGTAGTTGAATTAttg ggAGCTAAAGCTTGGTACATTCCAAGTACAGTATGTGGAATATTAGGCATTTTTGTTTCAACTTTGATTCTTATGTTGCCTGAAACCAAGGGAACAGTATTACCAGATACCCTAGAAGATATGAAACTTACTAAATCTGTTAAAGTTACTAATTGTT
- the LOC113548277 gene encoding organic cation transporter protein-like isoform X2, which translates to MVDKLDKYIDSYSKEWYQAFLLLLMAGTPGIFNAIQISSYVFLVDKPSYWCDIPVLKAAGWNDQMVLNVSTPRQNYSSDKIEECSYYDRNYSIFAKNGYNWSMNNLETATSKPCQYYRYSNTESVIPEWDLVCDNVAKKSNIQAAMAFGKFVGGLLFGSISDIYGRKFAFNLAALIYIFSGPSAALVDSYVLFLIARFLIGVAGSGIYESSYTILTELTSGKTRTLLCLLMNMSYPIGYVLLSIIAYYVRPWRMLLLVLSLPMFGLLIQCWFLPESPKWLMSRGRKRQAWEVMTKLVPSAVHANIDNDNQDMVEIRKSKKSQGKWQEFLSTFTTLFSTWDLSAKTSISFSCGFVCGLSYYVIALNGDNITADRYIYVALNGVVEGLAYLSTIPLLLYIGRKKAVSGLFFASGILQLALLTIPQESTNLLLFVALLGKFCVSAVFSVSLLYISELYPTTIRNTGLGTSLTISQIGSVIAPYVVELLGAKAWYIPSTVCGILGIFVSTLILMLPETKGTVLPDTLEDMKLTKSVKVTNCYCLF; encoded by the exons ATGGTTGACAAATTGGACAAATACATTGACAGTTACTCCAAAGAATGGTACCAGGCATTCCTGCTGTTGCTGATGGCCGGTACACCAGGCATATTTAATGCTATACAGATTTCATCGTACGTGTTCCTAGTTGACAAGCCTTCGTACTGGTGTGATATACCAGTTTTGAAAGCAGCGGGGTGGAATGACCAAATGGTCTTAAATGTTTCTACACC acgtcaaaattattcatCTGACAAAATTGAAGAATGTTCTTATTACGAccgaaattattcaatatttgctAAAAATGGATACAATTGGTCGATGAATAATTTAGAAACAGCAACTTCTAAACCTTGTCagtattatagatatagtaACACAGAATCTGTTATACCTGAa tgGGATTTAGTTTGTGATAATGTAGCGAAGAAGTCAAATATTCAAGCAGCTATGGCTTTTGGAAAGTTTGTTGGTGGACTATTATTTGGTTCAATTTCTGATATTTATGGCAGGAAGTTTGCTTTCAATTTGGCagctttaatttatatattttcgggACCATCTGCTGCCCTGGTGGattcatatgtattatttttaattgcaagATTCTTAATAGGTGTTGCTGGATCTGGAATTTATGAATCATCGTATacaatac tGACTGAGCTGACAAGTGGTAAAACTCGTACATTGCTTTGTCTATTAATGAATATGTCGTATCCAATTGGTTATGTTTTGTTATCAATTATTGCTTATTATGTACGGCCCTGGAGAATGTTGCTTTTAGTTTTGTCTTTGCCCATGTTTGGATTATTGATACAATGTTG gttTCTACCAGAATCTCCAAAATGGTTGATGTCTCGAGGTAGAAAAAGACAGGCTTGGGAAGTGATGACTAAGCTTGTCCCGTCTGCTGTTCATGCCAACATAGACAATGATAACCAGGATATGGTTGAAATTAGAAAG TCAAAAAAGAGTCAAGGGAAATGGCAAGAGTTTTTGTCCACTTTTACTACATTGTTTTCTACTTGGGATTTATCTGCCAAGACAAGTATTTCTTTTTCTTGTGGATTTGTTTGTGgcttatcatattatgttattg cattaaatgGTGATAACATTACTGCTGATCGTTACATATATGTTGCGTTGAATGGAGTTGTTGAAGGCTTAGCATACTTATCAACTATtccattattactttatattggACGCAAAAAAGCAGTTTCtggtttattttttgcatCCGGAATTCTACAGCTTGCATTGTTGACAATACCAcaag aaagtacaaatctattattatttgttgctTTGCTTGGAAAATTTTGTGTGAGTGCAGTATTTTCAGTTAGTTTGCTTTATATATCAGAATTATATCCAACTACAATAAGAAATACTGGGCTTGGAACATCATTGACTATTTCTCAAATAGGATCTGTTATTGCACCATACGTAGTTGAATTAttg ggAGCTAAAGCTTGGTACATTCCAAGTACAGTATGTGGAATATTAGGCATTTTTGTTTCAACTTTGATTCTTATGTTGCCTGAAACCAAGGGAACAGTATTACCAGATACCCTAGAAGATATGAAACTTACTAAATCTGTTAAAGTTACTAATTGTT
- the LOC113548277 gene encoding organic cation transporter protein-like isoform X3, which produces MVDKLDKYIDSYSKEWYQAFLLLLMAGTPGIFNAIQISSYVFLVDKPSYWCDIPVLKAAGWNDQMVLNVSTPRQNYSSDKIEECSYYDRNYSIFAKNGYNWSMNNLETATSKPCQYYRYSNTESVIPEWDLVCDNVAKKSNIQAAMAFGKFVGGLLFGSISDIYGRKFAFNLAALIYIFSGPSAALVDSYVLFLIARFLIGVAGSGIYESSYTILTELTSGKTRTLLCLLMNMSYPIGYVLLSIIAYYVRPWRMLLLVLSLPMFGLLIQCWFLPESPKWLMSRGRKRQAWEVMTKLVPSAVHANIDNDNQDMVEIRKSKKSQGKWQEFLSTFTTLFSTWDLSAKTSISFSCGFVCGLSYYVIALNGDNITADRYIYVALNGVVEGLAYLSTIPLLLYIGRKKAVSGLFFASGILQLALLTIPQESTNLLLFVALLGKFCVSAVFSVSLLYISELYPTTIRNTGLGTSLTISQIGSVIAPYVVELLGAKAWYIPSTVCGILGIFVSTLILMLPETKGTVLPDTLEDMKLTKSVKVTNCCKF; this is translated from the exons ATGGTTGACAAATTGGACAAATACATTGACAGTTACTCCAAAGAATGGTACCAGGCATTCCTGCTGTTGCTGATGGCCGGTACACCAGGCATATTTAATGCTATACAGATTTCATCGTACGTGTTCCTAGTTGACAAGCCTTCGTACTGGTGTGATATACCAGTTTTGAAAGCAGCGGGGTGGAATGACCAAATGGTCTTAAATGTTTCTACACC acgtcaaaattattcatCTGACAAAATTGAAGAATGTTCTTATTACGAccgaaattattcaatatttgctAAAAATGGATACAATTGGTCGATGAATAATTTAGAAACAGCAACTTCTAAACCTTGTCagtattatagatatagtaACACAGAATCTGTTATACCTGAa tgGGATTTAGTTTGTGATAATGTAGCGAAGAAGTCAAATATTCAAGCAGCTATGGCTTTTGGAAAGTTTGTTGGTGGACTATTATTTGGTTCAATTTCTGATATTTATGGCAGGAAGTTTGCTTTCAATTTGGCagctttaatttatatattttcgggACCATCTGCTGCCCTGGTGGattcatatgtattatttttaattgcaagATTCTTAATAGGTGTTGCTGGATCTGGAATTTATGAATCATCGTATacaatac tGACTGAGCTGACAAGTGGTAAAACTCGTACATTGCTTTGTCTATTAATGAATATGTCGTATCCAATTGGTTATGTTTTGTTATCAATTATTGCTTATTATGTACGGCCCTGGAGAATGTTGCTTTTAGTTTTGTCTTTGCCCATGTTTGGATTATTGATACAATGTTG gttTCTACCAGAATCTCCAAAATGGTTGATGTCTCGAGGTAGAAAAAGACAGGCTTGGGAAGTGATGACTAAGCTTGTCCCGTCTGCTGTTCATGCCAACATAGACAATGATAACCAGGATATGGTTGAAATTAGAAAG TCAAAAAAGAGTCAAGGGAAATGGCAAGAGTTTTTGTCCACTTTTACTACATTGTTTTCTACTTGGGATTTATCTGCCAAGACAAGTATTTCTTTTTCTTGTGGATTTGTTTGTGgcttatcatattatgttattg cattaaatgGTGATAACATTACTGCTGATCGTTACATATATGTTGCGTTGAATGGAGTTGTTGAAGGCTTAGCATACTTATCAACTATtccattattactttatattggACGCAAAAAAGCAGTTTCtggtttattttttgcatCCGGAATTCTACAGCTTGCATTGTTGACAATACCAcaag aaagtacaaatctattattatttgttgctTTGCTTGGAAAATTTTGTGTGAGTGCAGTATTTTCAGTTAGTTTGCTTTATATATCAGAATTATATCCAACTACAATAAGAAATACTGGGCTTGGAACATCATTGACTATTTCTCAAATAGGATCTGTTATTGCACCATACGTAGTTGAATTAttg ggAGCTAAAGCTTGGTACATTCCAAGTACAGTATGTGGAATATTAGGCATTTTTGTTTCAACTTTGATTCTTATGTTGCCTGAAACCAAGGGAACAGTATTACCAGATACCCTAGAAGATATGAAACTTACTAAATCTGTTAAAGTTACTAATTGTTGTAAGTTTTAG